A window of the Rhizobium viscosum genome harbors these coding sequences:
- a CDS encoding alpha/beta hydrolase, translated as MLLQGCGGHPKNVLTPVADTSPQSPKVDMLIATTRTRSTVPGEMFNGERARTPAFADMTISIPPSKARKEGQVAWPKRLPSNPAIDFATVKADDLDVGEAKKWLSASVRKTPDGSVLVFVHGFNNRFEDAVYRFAQIVHDSGVHSAPVLVTWPSRGSLLAYGYDRESTNYTRNALETLFQYLAKDPEVKEVSILAHSMGNWLALESLRQMAIRNGRLPEKFKNVMLAAPDVDVDVFSQQIVDMGKQHPQFTLFVSRDDKALAFSRRVWGDVSRLGAIDPEQAPYKKELEDNKIMVIDLTKIKSGDSMNHGKFAESPQIVQLIGQRISEGQTLTDSHVGLGDQILVATTGAATAAGNVAGLVLAAPVAVVDQDTRDNYATHVGSLAGANTTRSVASGSCDRTRPTPNCKQ; from the coding sequence GTGCTGCTTCAAGGATGTGGCGGCCATCCGAAGAATGTACTCACTCCGGTTGCCGACACGTCTCCGCAGTCGCCGAAAGTGGACATGCTGATCGCTACGACCCGCACCCGTTCGACTGTGCCAGGTGAAATGTTCAATGGCGAACGCGCGCGAACCCCCGCCTTCGCCGACATGACGATATCCATTCCACCGAGCAAGGCGCGCAAGGAAGGACAGGTCGCCTGGCCGAAGAGATTGCCGTCCAACCCGGCTATCGACTTCGCCACCGTCAAGGCCGACGACCTCGATGTCGGCGAAGCTAAGAAATGGCTGAGCGCGAGCGTCAGGAAGACTCCGGACGGCAGTGTACTCGTCTTCGTTCATGGCTTCAACAATCGGTTCGAGGATGCGGTCTACCGCTTCGCGCAAATCGTCCACGATTCCGGCGTCCATAGCGCGCCCGTCCTGGTGACGTGGCCCTCGCGCGGCAGCCTGCTCGCCTACGGCTACGACCGTGAGAGCACAAACTACACTCGCAACGCGCTGGAGACGCTCTTCCAATATCTCGCAAAAGATCCCGAGGTGAAGGAAGTCTCGATCCTTGCCCATTCGATGGGTAACTGGTTGGCACTTGAATCCTTGCGCCAAATGGCGATCCGCAACGGGCGCCTGCCCGAGAAGTTCAAGAACGTGATGCTCGCGGCACCCGACGTCGACGTCGATGTCTTCAGCCAGCAGATCGTCGACATGGGCAAGCAGCACCCGCAGTTCACACTCTTCGTATCGCGTGACGACAAAGCGCTGGCATTTTCGCGCCGGGTCTGGGGCGACGTCTCCAGGCTTGGCGCCATCGACCCGGAGCAGGCGCCCTATAAGAAGGAGCTGGAAGACAACAAGATCATGGTGATCGATCTGACCAAGATCAAATCCGGCGACAGCATGAACCACGGCAAGTTTGCGGAGTCGCCGCAGATCGTCCAGCTCATCGGCCAGCGCATCTCCGAGGGGCAGACGCTGACCGACAGCCACGTCGGACTTGGCGATCAGATCCTGGTGGCGACCACGGGGGCTGCGACCGCGGCGGGCAACGTGGCGGGGCTTGTGCTGGCTGCGCCAGTTGCCGTGGTTGATCAGGACACGCGCGACAACTACGCGACCCATGTCGGAAGCCTGGCGGGTGCAAACACGACACGGTCGGTCGCCTCCGGGAGTTGCGATCGAACCCGACCGACGCCGAACTGCAAACAATGA
- the dcd gene encoding dCTP deaminase, translated as MIKKDVLARLGKNDSTGLWIDPLLDDSQIGDLTVDLRLGYDFLVSIVTRRPYIGIARDDERFRAISSYFQPTRRELGERFILYPDQVVLATTLEYIALPGDCYADVLTRSSYTRLGIAVNTMVQPGFRGCFSIELFNHGNNPIELVVGAKMFQMRLTQLSESITYGGLERKYFGNVRPTPSRAADDADLQRLRSISDNHRE; from the coding sequence ATGATCAAAAAAGATGTTCTCGCCCGTCTCGGCAAAAATGATTCCACCGGACTGTGGATTGATCCTCTTCTCGATGACAGTCAGATCGGCGATTTGACCGTTGATCTCCGGCTGGGATACGACTTTCTCGTCTCCATCGTGACCCGGCGGCCCTATATAGGCATCGCGCGAGACGACGAACGGTTTCGCGCTATCTCGTCCTATTTCCAGCCAACCCGCCGTGAACTCGGCGAGCGCTTCATTCTCTATCCGGATCAGGTCGTACTTGCGACGACGCTTGAATACATCGCGCTCCCAGGTGACTGCTATGCGGACGTCCTGACGAGAAGCAGCTACACCAGGCTTGGCATAGCGGTAAATACCATGGTCCAGCCGGGGTTTCGGGGCTGTTTTTCCATCGAACTCTTCAACCACGGCAACAATCCGATTGAGCTGGTCGTTGGAGCGAAGATGTTTCAGATGCGGCTGACCCAATTGTCTGAGAGCATCACCTATGGTGGGTTGGAGCGGAAGTATTTCGGCAATGTTCGCCCGACGCCCTCGCGTGCGGCAGATGACGCAGACTTGCAGCGCCTTCGATCTATTTCGGACAACCACCGCGAATAA
- a CDS encoding DUF6527 family protein, which yields MTMRSSIAKALARLGIIERPEFLISTALDMPAPDELVSGQAVVVGPVERPKWVIFPCPSGCGTPILLSLNPDRRPRWTVSSDWLGRPSLEPSVRRTDGCRCHFWMRRGRIEWCKDSGRILPEN from the coding sequence ATGACGATGCGCAGTTCAATCGCCAAGGCGCTCGCTCGGCTTGGAATAATCGAACGCCCAGAGTTTCTTATCTCAACGGCGCTCGACATGCCGGCTCCCGATGAACTTGTTTCGGGCCAGGCAGTTGTAGTCGGCCCGGTCGAACGACCGAAATGGGTGATTTTCCCGTGTCCGTCCGGGTGCGGAACGCCGATCCTTCTTTCACTTAATCCTGATCGACGGCCACGCTGGACTGTCAGTTCGGATTGGCTGGGTCGGCCAAGTCTCGAGCCGTCGGTGCGCCGAACTGACGGCTGCCGCTGCCATTTTTGGATGCGCCGTGGCCGAATCGAATGGTGCAAAGATAGTGGGCGCATATTACCAGAAAATTAG
- a CDS encoding ThiF family adenylyltransferase, whose translation MRADLTLNGLHLGMLRAELCASDNKEHAAYVLFGLSRIQQDPFDRQARMRLLIRDVLPVTDEEIKSADHQHISWSTRRFVDLLARAEREGLQVGIAHSHPRGPNHFSSQDDRNEAELARLAQNRNGETAILPSLLFANRELVAGRVWTSPDCVVDLEYARTIGGNWHTVLFAADRTLSSPALARQELALGAGFNRLMNHMRIGVVGAGGTGSPLLQQLPRMGAGHIGIFDPDHVEHSNLNRVYGATWDDADRKVKKVDVAKREIERMGLGTQVKTYDSWIGSAECRDALKSMDLIFGCTDDHDGRLLLNRLAYYYLIPVIDIGLALRVTERFGISCLEADGRATVLEPGSSCLVCRRIVDAGAAAEEALRRSDPEEYERRKIEAYVRGEGNPSPAVISFTTSVATMAIEEMIQRMNQFRGEDGSIANRVRKFNLVEDFRPGAKKEPCRICGTDRIHGLGDVEPFLGRAG comes from the coding sequence ATGAGAGCCGATCTCACACTCAACGGACTGCATCTCGGTATGTTGCGTGCCGAGCTCTGCGCTTCCGACAACAAGGAGCATGCGGCCTATGTCCTGTTCGGACTTTCACGGATCCAGCAAGATCCGTTCGACCGCCAAGCTCGGATGCGTCTCCTGATCAGGGACGTGCTTCCGGTCACGGACGAAGAGATCAAGTCCGCGGACCATCAGCATATCTCCTGGAGCACGAGGCGGTTCGTGGACCTTCTGGCCCGCGCCGAAAGAGAGGGACTTCAGGTCGGCATCGCCCACTCCCATCCGCGGGGGCCCAATCATTTCTCCTCACAGGATGATCGGAACGAGGCGGAGCTTGCCCGCCTCGCTCAAAATCGAAATGGCGAGACGGCGATTCTGCCGAGCCTGCTTTTTGCGAACAGAGAGCTGGTCGCTGGCCGCGTGTGGACGTCGCCGGATTGCGTCGTCGATCTTGAATATGCGCGCACGATCGGCGGCAACTGGCATACGGTCCTTTTCGCCGCGGACCGTACCCTTAGCTCCCCCGCGCTTGCGCGCCAGGAGTTGGCTTTGGGAGCCGGCTTCAACCGGCTGATGAATCACATGCGCATCGGCGTGGTAGGTGCCGGCGGAACCGGAAGCCCACTCCTGCAGCAACTGCCGCGCATGGGCGCAGGTCATATCGGCATCTTCGATCCCGATCACGTCGAGCATTCCAATCTGAACCGCGTCTATGGCGCAACCTGGGATGACGCCGACCGCAAGGTCAAGAAGGTCGATGTAGCGAAACGCGAGATCGAGAGGATGGGCCTCGGAACGCAGGTGAAGACCTACGACAGCTGGATCGGTTCGGCCGAATGCCGCGACGCTCTGAAGTCGATGGATCTGATCTTCGGCTGCACCGATGACCATGACGGGCGCCTGCTGCTTAATCGGCTTGCCTATTATTACCTTATCCCTGTGATCGACATCGGTCTTGCACTTCGCGTTACCGAGCGCTTCGGGATCTCTTGCCTTGAAGCTGATGGTCGCGCAACCGTGCTGGAACCTGGCAGCAGCTGTCTGGTCTGCCGGCGCATTGTCGATGCTGGTGCCGCAGCCGAAGAGGCGCTCCGCCGCAGCGATCCGGAGGAATACGAACGCCGCAAGATAGAGGCGTATGTGCGCGGCGAGGGCAATCCGTCGCCAGCCGTCATTTCCTTCACGACGTCCGTCGCCACCATGGCCATCGAGGAGATGATCCAGCGCATGAACCAGTTCCGCGGTGAAGATGGCTCCATTGCCAACAGGGTTCGCAAGTTCAATCTCGTCGAAGATTTCCGACCGGGGGCAAAGAAGGAGCCGTGCCGTATCTGTGGTACCGATCGCATTCACGGTCTCGGTGATGTTGAGCCGTTTCTGGGGAGGGCAGGATGA